Genomic window (Pseudomonas hydrolytica):
GGGCGATGCACTGCGCCGCGAGCGAGCGATCAAGCTCCTGAGCAAGGCCGCCAAGGAAGCCCTCATTCTGGCCAATGATGCCGCTGCATCAGCCTGAAGCGGTGGGCGGCGCCAGGCGAGGCGGGTAAGCTGGGACCTTCGATTGCGCAACGGAGCCCACCATGCACGAACTGATCCTGCACCACTACGACGCCTCGCCCTTTGCCGAGAAGGCCCGCCTGATGCTGGGCTTCAAGCAGCTCTCGTGGCGCTCGGTGGAGATCCCGCGGATCATGCCCAAGCCCGATCTGACCGCACTGACCGGCGGCTACCGCAAGACCCCGGTGCTGCAGGTGGGCGCCGACATCTATTGCGACACAGCGCTGATCGCTCGCCGCCTGGAGGCGGAGAAAGCTACCCCGGCACTGCTGCCCGAAGGCCAGGAGTTCAATACCAGTCTGCTGGCGCAATGGGCCGACTCGGTGCTGTTCCAGCATGCTGTGGCCCTGGTATTCCAGCCGCAGTCCATCGCCGTGCGCATGGGCCGGCTGCCGGCGGCGGCGCAGCAGGCCTTTATCGCCGATCGCAGCGCGCTGTTTTCCGGCGGTAGCGCCAGCCGCGTGCCGCTGGAGCAGGCCAAGCATAACTGGCCGGCGCTGATGGGGCGTCTGCAGCAGCAGTTGCAGCGCGAGGACGGCGACTTTCTGTTCGGCGAGCCGTCGCTGGCCGATTTCTCGGTCGCGCACTGCCTGTGGTTCCTGCGCGGCACGCCGGTGACCGCGCCGCTGGTCGACGACTACCCGGAGGTATCCGCCTGGCTCGCCCGGGTACTGGGCTTCGGCCACGGCTCGTTCAGCGAGATGAGCAGCGAGCAGGCCCTCGCGGTGGCGCGTGAGGCGACGCCGGCGGCGCTGCCGGAGGAAGAGTTCATCGAGCCCAACGGCTTGCAGGTTGGCCAGTCGGTAACCATCGCCGCAGTCGATTACGGCGTCGACCCGGTACAGGGCGAGCTGCTGTTCGCCGGCCGCGAGGAACTGATCCTGCGCCGCGAGGACGAACGGGCCGGTGTGCTGCACGTGCACTTCCCGCGTCTGGGCTTTCGCATCGAAGCGCGCTGAGCGCCTGTTCTCCCGCTGGCGCAAGGCCCGGAGGGTATCCGGGCTGTGCGGGGGGCACGGCCGGGTCAGTAGGCAGCGCGAATCGCGCGTACGTCATAGCCGTGGATGACCTGCCCGCGCAGGTCGATCACCGGCACGCCACGCCCGCCCAGGGCCTGGTAGCGGGCGCGGCCGGCGCTGTCCTTCTCGATGTCCACTTCGCGGTAGGCGACGCCATCCTCGGCGAACAGCTCGCGGGTCTTGGCGCAGTAGCCGCACCAGGCGGTGGCGTAGAGCACGATCTCGCCGCTGCCATTGCCGGCCTGCGGCGGGTTGAGCCAGCGGTCGATCCTGTCCCAGTTCTGCCACAGGGCCAGGGCGGCGAGGATCAGCAGAATCTTCTTCATTGCGGCGCGTCCTTGTGCGTGGTGGTGGCGGCTTGCAATTGCTGCAGAGTAAAGGGTGCCGGCCGATCCGGCCACTGCAGCGCGAGCTTTTCCAGCTCGCGGGCCAGCAGGCTGGCAACCACAAGGTCGCGCAGCCAGCGCTTGTGCGCCGGGATCACATACCAGGGCGACGCGCTGCTATGGCTGGCGCCCAGCAGGTCGGCCCAGCGCCGCTGACGCTCGTCGAACTGGCGGTGCGAGAGCAGGTCGCTGGTCTTGAGCTTCCAGCGTTTGGACGGTTTCTCGATGCGTTCGACCAGGCGCCGGTACTGCTCGCCCTTGTCGATCTGCAGGTAGCACTTGAGCACCACGGTGCCGCTCTGCGCCAGTTGCCGTTCGAAGGCCAGCACCTCGGCCAGGCGCGCCGGCAGCTCATCCTCGCCGCACAAACCATCCAGCGGATCGCAGATCAGCGCCTCGTAATGGCTGCGATTGAACACGTCGATCATCCCGGGCGCCGGCAGGCGCTGGCGATAGCGGTGGAGAAAATGCTGGCCGCGTTCCTGCGCCGTGGGCGCCTGGAAGCTGTGTACCGCCAGGCCCTGGGGATTGCAGGCGCTGAGCACGCGGCGGATGACGCCGTCCTTGCCGCTGCAATCCGGGCCCTGCAGTACCAGCAGCAGGGCCCGCTGACGATTGGCCCACAGGCGCGTCTGCTGCTCCTGCAGCCAGGGCTTGAGCTGCTCCAGGCGCGCCTTGCAGTCGGCCTTGTCCAGGCCGAAGGTGCGTGCCGGATCGCCTGCCAGCGGTGCCTCTGGCCGGCACAGGCAGGCGTCGAGCAGCGCATCGGCCAGGCGCGGCTTCATCTCAGTCCTGGCGACGCTTGAGCTGATCCTTCAGCTGGGTCGGCAGCTGGCGAATGATCAGCATGTCGCGGCCCTCGTCGTACTCGATCTTCGAACCGAGCAGGTGCGCCTCGAAGCTGATCGACAGCCCCTCGGCGCGCCCGGTGAAGCGCTGGAACTGGCTGAGGGTGCGCTTGTCCGCCGGAAATTCCGGGGCCATGCCATAGTCCTTGTTGCGGATGTGCTCGTAGAACGCCTTGGGGCGCTCCTCGTCGATCAGCCCGGACAGCTCCTCCAGGGTGATCGGCTCGCCCATCTTGGCCTGGCCGGTGGCGTAGCCGACCAGGGTCTTGGTCTTCTCGCGGGCCTGCTCTTCGGGCAGGTCCTCGCTTTCCACGTAATCGCTGAAGGCCTTGAGCAGGGTGCGGGTCTCGCCCGGGCCATCGACGCCTTCCTGGCAACCGATGAAGTCGCGGAAGTAGTCCGACACCTTCTTGCCGTTCTTGCCCTTGATGAAGGAGATGTACTGCTTGGACTGCTTGTTGTTCTGCCACTCGCTGATGTTGATGCGCGCGGCCAGGTGCAGCTGGCCCAGGTCGAGGTGCTTGGCCGGGGTCACGTCCAGTGCGTCGGTCACTGCCACGCCTTCGCTGTGGTGCAGCAGGGCGATGGCCAGATAGTCGGTCATGCCTTGCTGGTAGTGGGCGAACAGCACGTGGCCGCCCGTGGAGAGGTTGGACTCTTCCATCAGCTTCTGCAGATGTTCGACGGCCTGGCGGCTGAAGGCAGTGAAATCCTGCTCGCCGTCGAGGTAGGCCTTGAGCCAGCCGCTGAACGGGTAGGCGCCGGACTCTTCGTGGAACAGGCCCCAGGCCTTGCCCTGCTTGGCGTTGTAGCTCTCGTTGAGGTCGGCCAGCAGGTTCTCCATGGCTTGCGAGGTGGCCAGTTCGCTGTCGCGGGCGTGCAGCACGGCGGGGCTGCCGTCGGGTTTCTTGTCGATCAGGTGGACGATGCAGTGGCGGATCGGCATGGGGGCTTCGGTCTTTGGCGGGTTCGCGATGGGGTTGGCCGCGAAGCCGGGCGGGCGAGGGCCCGCGTCGGCAGCGCGGCGGCTGGGCAAAGTCTACCTGACATCGCCACGCGCTGCCGGTGGTGCAAACTGGGGTGTGGATCTTTGCTGGCTAAGTGCCGCTATCTGCAGTGATAGAACTCTATTTTCTGCAAAAATCGCGATTTTCGATTCGCGCGATGGCGCAACTCGGTCTAGCGTCTTTCACGTCCACACGACGCAGTAAAGGGACGCACCGCGGTGGCGCCACAAGCGTTGCCGCCTTTCTCGATCTCCAGATATGGATTGGAGGATTACATGCGCAACAAGACCAATAATCGCCGTCTACTGGGCGCCGCCTTGCTGGCGGCCATTTCCGGGCAGGCCACTGCGGCCAAGGGGCTCGACGTCACCGAACTGTTCGATCAGTTCTGGAGCCCGACCCGGCTCGGGCCGGCGGAGTGCCGTTCCGGTGTGCTGAGTGCTACGCCGCTGCTGTTGCCTCGCTGCATGCAGGCGGCCAACAGCATGACCCACCTGCAGATGTTCAACGACATCGCCCTGGCCAATGGCGGCAACCGCGCCGCTGGCCTGTCCGGTTACGAGCGCTCGCTTGACTATGTGCAGGCGACGCTGGAAAGCGCCGGCTACAAGGTGACCCGTCAGGCCTTCCCGTTCAGCGCGTTCTACCCGCAGGGGCCCGGCGTGCTGCAGAGCCTGGCGCCGACCCCGGCGCAGTTCGAGTGGGAGGTGGACTTCACCTACCTGTCGCAGACCGATGCCGGCGACGTCAGTGCACCGGTGGCAGCGGTGGACATCGCCCTGGGCGAGGGCAACCAGTCCAGCAGCGGCTGCGAGGCCGAGGATTTCGCCGCCTTCCCGGCTGGCTCCATCGCCCTGCTGCAGCGCGGCACCTGCAACTTCCAGATCAAGGCCGAGAACGCTGCCGCCGCTGGCGCCGTGGGCGTGGTGATCTTCAACCAGGGCGACAGCGAGGACCGCAAGGGCCTGCTCAACGCCACCCTGGGCGACGCCTATTCCGGTGGCATTCCGGTGCTGTTCACCACCTATGACGTGGGCGTGAGCCTGGCGCAGACGGCCGAGCAGCAGGTGCGCATGGTCACCGACGTGGTGCGCGAACGGACCCAGACCCACAACCTGGTGGCCGAGAGCAAGCGCGGCAACGCGGGCAACGTGGTGATGCTCGGCGCGCATCTGGATTCGGTGTTCGAGGGGGCCGGCATCAACGACAACGGTTCGGGCAGCGCCGCGCTGCTGGAGCTGGCCGTGCAGATGGCCAAGGCCAAGCCGAAGAACAAGCTGCGTTTCGCCTGGTGGGGCGCCGAGGAGTCGGGGCTGGTGGGCTCGACCTACTACGTCAACCAACTGCCCGACGAGGAGAAGGCGAAGATCAAGGCGTACCTGAACTTCGACATGATCGCCTCGCCGAACTTCGCCTACTTCATCTATGACGGCGACGGTTCGGACTTCGGCCTGCAGGGCCCGCCCGGCTCGGCCGCGCTCGAGCGTCTGTTCGGCGAGTATTACCGCCTGCGCGGTCTGCCGTTCGAGGGTGACGAGATCAGCTTCCGTTCCGACTATGCGCAGTTCTTCCTTGATGGCATCGCCTTCGGCGGACTGTTCACCGGGGCCGAGGTGGTCAAGTCCGAAGAGCAGGCGAGCCGTTATGGCGGCACTGCGGGCGAGGCCTTCGATCCGTGCTACCACGAGGCCTGCGATGACCTGAACAACGTCGATCTGCGCGCGCTGGAGGTCAACGGCGATGCCATGGCCTTCGTCGCCAGCTGGCTGTCGCTGTCGACCAAGATCGTCGATGACGAGATCGCCGCGTCCAGGGATTCGCGCATGATGATGCGCAGCGCCCAGGCCTACGACATCACCCATTGGGGCAAGCACTGGGTCAAATAGCGTCGTGTGACCTGGCGTAGGGCGCCGTGCGTGGCGCAAGCCGGTGCGCACGGCGCACCCTACGAAAGAAAAGCCCGCGAGCGTATCGCGGGCTTTTTTGTGGCCGCTGCCCGAAGCTAGCTGCGCTCCGGGCTCGGCACCACCGAGGGCGCCTGCTCGGGGCCCTCGCCGCGGCGCTTTTGCAGCGCGCGCAGGCGCTCGATCACGTAGCGCAGGTGCATGTGCAGCTCGTACAGCTCGTTGGAGTACGACAGCGGCACCTCCACCGCGGCCAGTTCGTCCTCGAGCCTTTCCAGGCGCTGGATCTCGCTTTCCAGTTCGGCCGGCAGCGAGCCGGCGTGCAGCTTGCGGTCGATGTCGCGCAGGTACTTGTACCAGCGGTAGATGCGCGCGCGGATGCGCCACTGGTAGATCGGCCCCACCGCCTTGAGCAGCGGGATCATCACCACGATCAGGGGGATCAGCAGGATGATGTAGCGGTCGGCCAGCGAGGCGATGCGAAACGGCAGGTAGCGCTGCAGGATCGGCAGGCCCTTGTCGTAGAAGTGCTCGGCGTCGCGGTGCAGGTCGAAGGTACGCGGTTCGGCGCTGGGAAAGGCGCCGGCGGCATCGAGCAGGGTGCCGCTGCGCATCACCTCGCGGCTGGCGGCGAGAAACAGCGGTACCAGGCCAGGGTTGAACTGGTCGTTGACCACCAGCGTGGCCACCGGCGCCAGGGTGACGATGTCGCGATCCGGCGCGTTGCTGGCCAGGTCGAGCAGACCTTCGCCCACCTTCACCTGGTTGAAGAAGGGCAGGCGCGCCTCGTAGGCGGCGGCGCGGCGAAAATGCGCCAGGGCGATCTCCGGCGCGGCGGCCAGTTGCTGCACCAGGGCATTCTCCGCCGGGCCGACGAAGAAGGCGGCGTCCAGCTCGCCGGCCAGCAGGGCGCGAGCCGCCTTGCCGCCGCCGGCGTCCTGCCAGGCGGGTGGATACTGCTCGGCAGCGATGCCGTTGGCTTCGAGGATGGCCTCGCTGGCGGCGCGGGTTCCGCTGCCTTCGCCGCCCAGGCCGAGGCGCAGCGGCAGCAGATCGGCGATGCGGTCGAGGCTGACCTCGCGCCGGTAGAACAGCCACAGCGGTTCCTGATAGATCGCCCCGAGGCTCTGCAGGCGCGCCTGCTGGTCAGGCGCGAGCTGACGTTCCAGCCCGCTCTGCACCAGGGCGATCTGCACATCGGGGTCGTCTGCCAGCAGGCGCTGCAGGTTGTCGCGCGAGCCGGAGGTCGGCACCAGGTTCAGCTCGAAGCCTTCCTTGGCCAGCTCCTCCTTCAGGCGCTCGGCAAACATCCGGTAGGCGCCGCCCTGGGTGCCGGTGGCCATGCTGGCGCTCATCGGCGGTGGCGGAGCGACAAACTGGAACAGTGCCCAGACCAGGGCGGCCACCACCGGAACTATCCACAGGTTGGCCAGGATCATGATCTTCAGGTCGTGCAGTACGCGGCGCATGAGGCTTCCTTGGCGATGAAAAATGCGAAGCGACGTCTGCCCTTTCCCTCTCCCGCATGGGAGAGCCTGGCGCGCAGCGCCGGATCGGGGCAGACGGGTTCATAGCAAGGATAGAACCCCATCGCCGTTGGGGTCACCGATGGCGCATTGGCACCTCCGATGGTCGCGCTCAGCCGGCCGTTGAAAACCTCGGCTTTGGCTTCCTGCCTCCATGCAGCCGTCGCCGGCCTGCTAGGTGAGGGCCTTGTGCCTGACCCGCAGCTGATCCAGCGCCAGCAGCAGGCCGAGCAGGCCCAGGGCATACAGCGCATCGCCACCGAGCATGACCAGCACCGCCGCGCACAGCAGCGTCGCCAGTGCAGCCAGCCAGCGCCAGATGCCATGCAGCAGTACCGCGCCCGCGGCCATGCTGAGCAGGTAGATGAGCACGAAGTTGCCATTGGCGTAGCGGATCAGATCATCCACCGAGAGCGTCAGCGCCCCGGTCAGCAGCGCGCAGACGGCGCAACTGATCACCACCAGGAGCAAGGCGCGTCCCGGTACGCCATGGCCATTGCGCACCGCCAGCGGCGCCGGCAGGCGGCCTTCGTCGGCGAGGCTCCAGATCAGCCTGGCGAAGCCCTGGATGTAGACGTTCATCGAGGCGAAGCAGGCCAGGTAGCCGAGCACCGCCACCAGCACGCGGGCCTTGTCCCCCAGCAGCACTTCGAACAGCCGCGGCAGGGCGGTGGCGTCGCTGTGGATGTCGCCATAGGTGGCGAAGGTCAGCACCGCGACCGAGCAGGCCCAGTACACCAGGCCGGCCAGCAGCACCCCGAGCAGCAGGGCCAGGGGGAAGTCGCGCTCGGGGCGCCTGAACTCCTCGCCCAGGTGGGTGAAGGCCTCGATGCCGACGAAGCACCAGAACATCACCCCCAGCGCAGCCGGCAGCAAGTGCCACTGGCCCGTCATGGGCGGCAGCAACGGCTGGCTGGCGCGCGGCAGATCGCCGATCCACCAGATCAGCGCCACGCTGCCGACGATGGCCAGGGCGATGACCCCCTGCAGCACGCCGGAGGCACGCGCCGGACGCTGGCCGAGCAGAAGGATGGCGGCCAGCGTGGCCAGCTGGATCAGCAGCAGGCCAGTGGCGTCGAGATCGAACAGCGCCAGCCAGAAGCCGCTGGCGATGTGCAGCGCGGCGGGCAGACCGACCGGCAGCACGGCGAGAAACAGCAGGGCGCTGACGCCTTCCAGGCGCAGGCCGAAGGCGCGCCCGATCAGGTGCGGGGCGCCGCCGGCGTGGGGAAAGCGTCGGCCCAGCTGGGCGAAGGTGAAGGCCACCGGCAGCACCAGGGCGATCAGCAGCAGCCAGGCCCACAGCGAGGCCGCCCCGGCGGCGGTGGCGGCCAGTGCCGGCACCACGAAGATGCCGGTGCCCAGCAGCGAGGTGCTGAGCAGGGCGATGCCCTGCAGCAGGCCCAATTCCTTGTTCAGTCGACTCATGGGGTATGCTCACGCCGTTGCACGAACCGCCATGGTAAGGGCGCAGGCCAGGTTCAGGCTGTCGCCTTTTGCCGTCGAAATGGCGGTTCTTCCCGTCAAACTGCCTAGTGCCCGAGAACCCCGTGGACAAGTTCGATCGCCAGATCCTCGCCCTGCTGCGCGCCGATGCGCGTACCACCGTCAGCCAGATTGCCCGCGAGATCAACCTGTCGCGTTCGGCGGTCAGCGAGCGCATTCGCCAACTGGAGAGCAGCGGGGTGATTCGCGGCTATCACGCCCGGGTTGCCGAGCCGGGCGAGGGTGGGGTGAAGGCCTTTCTCGAACTCTTCTATCAGGGGCGTCGCTGCGAGGAGTTCGTCGAACGCATGCGGGCCTTTCCCGAGGTGCGCCATTGCAGTGGGATCAGCGGCGAGACCGACATGCTGGTGCTGGTCGAGGCGCCGAGCATGGCGCGCCTGAGCGAGGTGCGCGGCGCCATCGAGCAGTTTCCCGGCATGCAGAAGGTCAAGACCCATGTGGTGGTGACCGACTGGGCCATGTGAGTCGGCGCCTTCACTCCGCCGTGTCGGGCTGCTCCTGCAGGGCCGTGCGCTGCAACAGCAGCAGTGGCGCTCCGGCTGCCAGCACCAGCAGGCCGAGCAGCGCGCCGCTGCCGGCATACAGGGTGCTGGAATAGAACAGGCCCAGGCAGGTCAGGGCGAACAGGATCGGCGTCAGGGGATACAGCGGCACGCTGAACGGGCGCCGTACCCAGGGCTGGCTGCGGCGCAGGCGGATCAGCGCCAGGGCGGTGAGCGACATGAACAACCAGAATACCGGCGCGGTGTAGGCCACCATGGTCTGCACGCCGTTCTCGCTCAGCGCGCCGAACAGAATCAGCGGCAGGGTGATCGCGCATTGCAGCAGCAGCGCGCGCAGAGGCGTGGCGCCACGTTCGTTCCAGCGACCGAGAAAGGCCAGCTGCGGTACATCGCGGCCCAGCGCGTAGTACACCCGCGAGCCGGTGAAGATGGTGGCGTTGAGCGTGCTCAGGGCAGTCAGGCAGACGAACAGCGCGAGCATGGCCTCGGCCCGCGGCCCGGCGACCATGTGCATCAGGTCGGCGGCAACCGCATCGGTCTGGCGCAGGCCGTCGAGGCCGAAGATATCGAGGAACACCAGGTTCGCCAGCAGGTACAGGGCGGTCACCAGCGCCGTGCCGATCAGCAGCACGCGGCTCATGTTGCGCGCCGGATCGCGCAGTTCGCCGGAGAGGTAGGCCGCCTCGTTCCAGCCGCCATAGGTGAGCAGCACGAACACCATGCCCATGCCGAGCATGGCCGCCGTACTGCCGCTCGCCTGCGGCGGCGCGGCCGCTGCCTGCTGTGGCTCGGCCAGGGCCAGGCCGGCCAGTATCACCAGCAGGATCGACGCCACCGTGGCCGCGCTGAAGAACACCTGGGCGCGGCGCGATTCACGGGTGCCGAGCAGGTTGAGCAGGGTCAGCGCCACCACCACCGAGGCGGCATGCCAGGCACTGCCGTACGGCTCGAGGGGCAGCAGGCGCTGGGCATAGTCGCCATAGATGAAGGCGACCACGGCGATGGCGCCGGTCTGGATCACCGTGCCGCGCGCCCAGGCGAACAGCAGGCCGACCTGCGGCCCCCAGGCCAGACTCAGATAGTGGTATTCGCCGCCCTGATCCGGGTGCGCGGCGCCCAGCTCGCCGTAGCACAGCGCGCCGATCAGCATGACCAGGCCTCCGGCCAGCCACAGCGCCAGATACAGTTCGGCGCTGCTGGCATGCTGGGCGACCAGGGGCGGCAGGCCGAAGATGCCCACCCCGATCACCACGCCGGCGAGCATGGCCACGCCATCGACGACCGACAGGCCGGCCCGCGATGAGGCCTGCGCAGTCATGGCTCAGCTCCTGCGGGCGACCCAGTCCTGCACCGCCCCCTTGCCCGGTACCGCCTCGATGCTGCGGCCATTGACCTGGCCCACGTACAGCCGGTCATTGAGGGTAAAGCTCAGCTCGTTGCCCCTGAGCTGGCCGCTCAACCCGCCGTACTGACCGTCCACGCTGCCCACCACCTTCTGGAAGTGCTGGTCCAGCTCCACCTGATAGCGCTGACCGTCCGCCTCGATGGTCCACTGGCCGGCGACCTTGGCCGGCACTATCCACAGGAACACCGCGTTGCCGTTGATCACATCGCTGCGATCCGGCTCCCAGTCGCCCAGGTTGAAGGCATGCGACACCACGCGGGTGCCTGGCTTGAGGGTGTCGAAGATGACCGGTCGCAGGCGCATGTTGACGGTGGAGAGCAGATACATGGTCAGCACGTCGGCCTGGGAAATGTCCTTCTCGAACAGATCGCCCTGCTCGAAGGTGACCCTGTCCGCCACGCCTTCGCGTTCGGCGTTCTCCCGCGCCGCGCTGACGCGCTCGGGGTCCAGGTCGATGCCATAGGCCGCTCGGGCGCCGTGATCCTGCACGGCGGAAATGGCGATGCGCCCATCGCCCGAACCGAGGTCGATGACGTAGTCGTCCGGGCCGATCTCGGCCAGTTCCAGCATGTGCGCCACCACCGGTTCGGGGGTTGGCACGTAGGGCACGTCGAGTCGCGGCGGTTGCGCCTGCGCCGTGTCGATCAGCAGTCCGGCCAGCAGCCCGGCGGACAGGGTGAGGGACGAGAAGGTACGAACGGATGCAGCGCTCATCGGTGGAATCTCCTCACAGGGGGGCGATTTTGGTCCGACTGACGGGGCTGGCCAAGGTTCGTACTGAGGCCTTGCGGGATTGGGCAAGAATGCCCGGCAGGCCAGTGGCGGCCTTGCCTGTGGCTGTGTAAGCGGATGTTAACGCACGCCGCGCAAGCGCCGACGTTGCCTTGGCGCAGGCGCGCAGGCACTGTAGGCGGGTTATCCGCTTTGGTCGTTTCCCGCATGCGCATCCTGCACACCTCCGACTGGCATCTGGGCCAGCACTTCATGGGCAAGACTTGTCTACGCCTCGTTTGACCTGGCTACTTGGGCGAAGCCGCACGTGCTCGTAGAGCGCTTTGTGAGGCGAGCATATTCGCTCTGCTAATCACGGGGTCGCCCGCAGTGATATCGAGATATTCCAGAGGCGCGCTTAGGTAGCTTGGGGATTGAGGTTGAAAAATTCCCTGCAGCACTTGATGGCTAAGAAGTCATGCAGGGATGGCAATCGCTCTGCCATCCCATCAAGCCAGGGGTTTGACTACTCAGCTTGGCTAGTCAGTGGTACCGCTGGCGATTTTTGCTCAGTGATTGCTGCAGGCAGCGAAACCGACGCACTTTCCGGCAGTTTGAACATTGCCCCGGTAGCTGGGTCGACTGCGAAAAGGCCGATAAGGCCGCCAAACAGAATGTTGCCCCAGTACCAACCGTCCAGGCTGCTGTCCAAGGTGGAGACCTGCGAGGTATAACCATCCTTCTTGTAGCTGACGGTGTACTGTTCGCCCTTAAAGTAGCCGGCACCTGCTCTCAGTGACACGGTGCCAGGCGTCATACCGGTATGTACAACCTTTCCCGAGCGATTGCGGATCTCGAAATCTGCCCCTTCCGGCGCGCTAGTTACGCTTACCGGGTAGGACG
Coding sequences:
- a CDS encoding glutathione S-transferase family protein, which translates into the protein MHELILHHYDASPFAEKARLMLGFKQLSWRSVEIPRIMPKPDLTALTGGYRKTPVLQVGADIYCDTALIARRLEAEKATPALLPEGQEFNTSLLAQWADSVLFQHAVALVFQPQSIAVRMGRLPAAAQQAFIADRSALFSGGSASRVPLEQAKHNWPALMGRLQQQLQREDGDFLFGEPSLADFSVAHCLWFLRGTPVTAPLVDDYPEVSAWLARVLGFGHGSFSEMSSEQALAVAREATPAALPEEEFIEPNGLQVGQSVTIAAVDYGVDPVQGELLFAGREELILRREDERAGVLHVHFPRLGFRIEAR
- a CDS encoding glutaredoxin family protein gives rise to the protein MKKILLILAALALWQNWDRIDRWLNPPQAGNGSGEIVLYATAWCGYCAKTRELFAEDGVAYREVDIEKDSAGRARYQALGGRGVPVIDLRGQVIHGYDVRAIRAAY
- a CDS encoding polyphosphate kinase 2 family protein, with protein sequence MKPRLADALLDACLCRPEAPLAGDPARTFGLDKADCKARLEQLKPWLQEQQTRLWANRQRALLLVLQGPDCSGKDGVIRRVLSACNPQGLAVHSFQAPTAQERGQHFLHRYRQRLPAPGMIDVFNRSHYEALICDPLDGLCGEDELPARLAEVLAFERQLAQSGTVVLKCYLQIDKGEQYRRLVERIEKPSKRWKLKTSDLLSHRQFDERQRRWADLLGASHSSASPWYVIPAHKRWLRDLVVASLLARELEKLALQWPDRPAPFTLQQLQAATTTHKDAPQ
- the yejK gene encoding nucleoid-associated protein YejK, with the translated sequence MPIRHCIVHLIDKKPDGSPAVLHARDSELATSQAMENLLADLNESYNAKQGKAWGLFHEESGAYPFSGWLKAYLDGEQDFTAFSRQAVEHLQKLMEESNLSTGGHVLFAHYQQGMTDYLAIALLHHSEGVAVTDALDVTPAKHLDLGQLHLAARINISEWQNNKQSKQYISFIKGKNGKKVSDYFRDFIGCQEGVDGPGETRTLLKAFSDYVESEDLPEEQAREKTKTLVGYATGQAKMGEPITLEELSGLIDEERPKAFYEHIRNKDYGMAPEFPADKRTLSQFQRFTGRAEGLSISFEAHLLGSKIEYDEGRDMLIIRQLPTQLKDQLKRRQD
- a CDS encoding M28 family metallopeptidase, producing the protein MRNKTNNRRLLGAALLAAISGQATAAKGLDVTELFDQFWSPTRLGPAECRSGVLSATPLLLPRCMQAANSMTHLQMFNDIALANGGNRAAGLSGYERSLDYVQATLESAGYKVTRQAFPFSAFYPQGPGVLQSLAPTPAQFEWEVDFTYLSQTDAGDVSAPVAAVDIALGEGNQSSSGCEAEDFAAFPAGSIALLQRGTCNFQIKAENAAAAGAVGVVIFNQGDSEDRKGLLNATLGDAYSGGIPVLFTTYDVGVSLAQTAEQQVRMVTDVVRERTQTHNLVAESKRGNAGNVVMLGAHLDSVFEGAGINDNGSGSAALLELAVQMAKAKPKNKLRFAWWGAEESGLVGSTYYVNQLPDEEKAKIKAYLNFDMIASPNFAYFIYDGDGSDFGLQGPPGSAALERLFGEYYRLRGLPFEGDEISFRSDYAQFFLDGIAFGGLFTGAEVVKSEEQASRYGGTAGEAFDPCYHEACDDLNNVDLRALEVNGDAMAFVASWLSLSTKIVDDEIAASRDSRMMMRSAQAYDITHWGKHWVK
- a CDS encoding TAXI family TRAP transporter solute-binding subunit — translated: MRRVLHDLKIMILANLWIVPVVAALVWALFQFVAPPPPMSASMATGTQGGAYRMFAERLKEELAKEGFELNLVPTSGSRDNLQRLLADDPDVQIALVQSGLERQLAPDQQARLQSLGAIYQEPLWLFYRREVSLDRIADLLPLRLGLGGEGSGTRAASEAILEANGIAAEQYPPAWQDAGGGKAARALLAGELDAAFFVGPAENALVQQLAAAPEIALAHFRRAAAYEARLPFFNQVKVGEGLLDLASNAPDRDIVTLAPVATLVVNDQFNPGLVPLFLAASREVMRSGTLLDAAGAFPSAEPRTFDLHRDAEHFYDKGLPILQRYLPFRIASLADRYIILLIPLIVVMIPLLKAVGPIYQWRIRARIYRWYKYLRDIDRKLHAGSLPAELESEIQRLERLEDELAAVEVPLSYSNELYELHMHLRYVIERLRALQKRRGEGPEQAPSVVPSPERS
- the yjeH gene encoding L-methionine/branched-chain amino acid transporter, which gives rise to MSRLNKELGLLQGIALLSTSLLGTGIFVVPALAATAAGAASLWAWLLLIALVLPVAFTFAQLGRRFPHAGGAPHLIGRAFGLRLEGVSALLFLAVLPVGLPAALHIASGFWLALFDLDATGLLLIQLATLAAILLLGQRPARASGVLQGVIALAIVGSVALIWWIGDLPRASQPLLPPMTGQWHLLPAALGVMFWCFVGIEAFTHLGEEFRRPERDFPLALLLGVLLAGLVYWACSVAVLTFATYGDIHSDATALPRLFEVLLGDKARVLVAVLGYLACFASMNVYIQGFARLIWSLADEGRLPAPLAVRNGHGVPGRALLLVVISCAVCALLTGALTLSVDDLIRYANGNFVLIYLLSMAAGAVLLHGIWRWLAALATLLCAAVLVMLGGDALYALGLLGLLLALDQLRVRHKALT
- a CDS encoding Lrp/AsnC family transcriptional regulator; translated protein: MDKFDRQILALLRADARTTVSQIAREINLSRSAVSERIRQLESSGVIRGYHARVAEPGEGGVKAFLELFYQGRRCEEFVERMRAFPEVRHCSGISGETDMLVLVEAPSMARLSEVRGAIEQFPGMQKVKTHVVVTDWAM
- a CDS encoding APC family permease, whose product is MTAQASSRAGLSVVDGVAMLAGVVIGVGIFGLPPLVAQHASSAELYLALWLAGGLVMLIGALCYGELGAAHPDQGGEYHYLSLAWGPQVGLLFAWARGTVIQTGAIAVVAFIYGDYAQRLLPLEPYGSAWHAASVVVALTLLNLLGTRESRRAQVFFSAATVASILLVILAGLALAEPQQAAAAPPQASGSTAAMLGMGMVFVLLTYGGWNEAAYLSGELRDPARNMSRVLLIGTALVTALYLLANLVFLDIFGLDGLRQTDAVAADLMHMVAGPRAEAMLALFVCLTALSTLNATIFTGSRVYYALGRDVPQLAFLGRWNERGATPLRALLLQCAITLPLILFGALSENGVQTMVAYTAPVFWLFMSLTALALIRLRRSQPWVRRPFSVPLYPLTPILFALTCLGLFYSSTLYAGSGALLGLLVLAAGAPLLLLQRTALQEQPDTAE
- a CDS encoding 50S ribosomal protein L11 methyltransferase; the encoded protein is MSAASVRTFSSLTLSAGLLAGLLIDTAQAQPPRLDVPYVPTPEPVVAHMLELAEIGPDDYVIDLGSGDGRIAISAVQDHGARAAYGIDLDPERVSAARENAEREGVADRVTFEQGDLFEKDISQADVLTMYLLSTVNMRLRPVIFDTLKPGTRVVSHAFNLGDWEPDRSDVINGNAVFLWIVPAKVAGQWTIEADGQRYQVELDQHFQKVVGSVDGQYGGLSGQLRGNELSFTLNDRLYVGQVNGRSIEAVPGKGAVQDWVARRS